CATTATCTGCATATGGTCCTTTTTTTCCAGGCGCTCATTTTGTATGGGCTTTTAGTTAATGTTTCTATTCAGCGGACGTGGTTATTGGCAAGAACTTATTGAATCCATTGTTTGGgctcataataaattaaaagtTGCTCCTGCTACTCAGCCTAGAGCCTTGAGTATTGTCCAAGGACGTGCTGTAGGAGTAACCCTATTACCTTCGTGGGTGGAATTGCCACAACATGGGCGTTCTTCTTAGCAAGAATTATTGCAGTAGGATAATGGCTAGGAGGATTTGAAAGGCATTATGGCATTAAGATTTCCAAGGTTTAGCCAAGGCTTAGCTCAGGACCCCACTACTCGTCGTATTTGGTTTGGTATTGCTACCGCACATGACTTCGAGAGTCATGATGATATTACTGAGGAACGTCTTTATCAGAATATTTTTGCTTCTCATTTCGGGCAATTAGCAATAATTTTTCTGTGGACTTCCGGAAATCTGTTT
This DNA window, taken from Fragaria vesca subsp. vesca unplaced genomic scaffold, FraVesHawaii_1.0 scf0512806, whole genome shotgun sequence, encodes the following:
- the LOC101307948 gene encoding photosystem I P700 chlorophyll a apoprotein A2-like, whose protein sequence is MALRFPRFSQGLAQDPTTRRIWFGIATAHDFESHDDITEERLYQNIFASHFGQLAIIFLWTSGNLFHVAWQGNFEAWVQDPLHVRPIAHAIWDPHFGQPAIEAFTRGGALGPVNIAYSGVY